The genomic window TTCGAGCGAGCACGAGAATACCAACGAGCCCTCAATGCCGTCAAACTAGAGCGAATGCACGCGAAGCCCTTCatcggccaacttggacgaggtcacgtcgacggcgtctACTCAATTGCCAAAGACCCCAACTCCCTACAGAGAtttgccagcggcagcggtgacggcgtcgtcaaAGTATGGGATCTTACCGATCGAGACAACTCTATCTGGCGCACGACGGCGCACGAAAATATCGTCAAGGGGATGGAATGGACGCGGGATCAGAAGCTGCTCACCTGCGCTGCGGACCGCACCATCAAGCTTTTTGACCCCTACAACACGCGAGCCGACTCAAAACCCATCTCATCGTGGCTCGGAGCCGGAGCATTCACGAGTCTCTCGCACCACCGCTCCCGCAACGCATTCGCAGCCGCATCAAGCGTCATATCCATCTACGACCTCGAGCGACATACGGCCGCGCCAGAGGTGCTTAAGTGGCCCACGTCCAccgacaccatcaccaacgtCTCCTTCAACTACGTCGAGACGTCCATCCTGGCGTCCTGCTCCAACGACCGCTCCCTCGTCATCTACGACCTCCGCACCTCCACGCCCGTCACCAAGACCATCCTCAGCTTCGCCAGCAACCAAATCGCCTGGTCGCCAATGGAGGCATTCAACTTTGCCACCGCC from Metarhizium brunneum chromosome 2, complete sequence includes these protein-coding regions:
- the sof1 gene encoding Protein sof1, producing the protein MKIKALNRSLVDHQPPGSDAAKLPRNLDSALHPFERAREYQRALNAVKLERMHAKPFIGQLGRGHVDGVYSIAKDPNSLQRFASGSGDGVVKVWDLTDRDNSIWRTTAHENIVKGMEWTRDQKLLTCAADRTIKLFDPYNTRADSKPISSWLGAGAFTSLSHHRSRNAFAAASSVISIYDLERHTAAPEVLKWPTSTDTITNVSFNYVETSILASCSNDRSLVIYDLRTSTPVTKTILSFASNQIAWSPMEAFNFATASEDHNIYLFDMRKMNRALNILKDHVAAVMDVEFSPTGEELVSASWDRTVRLWNRDRGHSRDIYHTKRMQRVTAAKWTPDAKYILSGSDDGNIRLWRANASQSEGIKSARQRQALEYNDALTSRFAHMPEIRRIKRHRHIPNVVKKAGEIKSQELKSIKRKEENERRHSKKQFERRRSEREKMVLAKEK